Genomic DNA from Dysidea avara chromosome 10, odDysAvar1.4, whole genome shotgun sequence:
gagaaaacatcctgactgcctggcagactcctgtaagcattcgagtgtTAATCGGATGACTGCAGGTTCAAGGCAGTCATGGGTTTTTActtctttctccaccttttcaaacatattttatgtaacaactttaaacaggctgtaggaccaggtgtcctacagaccttcagcacttgtgctgtaaaaccttaataaataaataaatataaataaataaataaatataatccGGTATTGATTCTAGTAAGAAATATATCATAATTCTAAGGTTGTTGATGGGGAATTACCATGTGCTGAAATTCATATACAGTAAATTTGATAATACTAGCTAACTCAATATCAATTACAGTAAAAGCACTTACAACTTCCCACAAATTTAATAGTGCATTTAAAACAGCTACCAAATTGTATACAGTACACAGGCACTTTGGAAAGAGAGCATATAATCCAAACATGTGAAGCCTTCTAAAATTTAAGATGACAATTTTTTACAGGTTATCATAACACCTTCATAATCTGCCCATGGGTTATACGGGCAGTTACTACAAACATGGACAGAATTGTAGAAACGGAATGTTCTGTGAAGCCATTCAATGCACAGAAGAAAAGTTACTTATTGTGTTTACAGATTCCTCAAAGCAACATTAATATTAGAACTGATTGTTGCAGTGCAACTAGTGATTATGCGGCTGAGACATCAGGAGGTAGAAAGAAGGCACTACAACAAATGGTTTGTGATAAAGTGATAATGTGTTTACAGATGACACTGAGCTTGGCATGGgaaatgatttttaaaattggTGTGCCCCAAGATCAGCAGAAACTGATATATAATTTTGGATTAATTACAACTACATCTTCATAGGGATAAACTGAAGAGTGACTACAATGGGGGGTGGAAATGAAGAATATATGTACAAGACATATTGTCACTctttagctacaaacaacttCGGATGATTGTTAGGAGAAAGTGATATCTCCTTTATAAATGACATAGAAGAAATTAGTTTAAGTGCAACAATTACAAGAGAATGTAATTCAATACACAAGTTCTTACTTTAGTAAACCTATCTGTATTAATTAGATGAATGGCATTTTTTTGTGTTCTTATGTTTAGAAGGGTCAAAAATGATGAAATATTTAACATTATTAATAGTATAGTCAACCACTATGTCATTCGTATGATAAAATGGTCACAATCCTTGAGACCCTCCATACAGCTGCCATGGAAGAACACTTCATTTACTAAActatgtagtcaacagatggaTTAGTAGTAGCTTGGTGTGAACTATGTTTGGTATCTTAAACTTTTAACAATAGAAATTGATAGTCATCCTTACCACCATGTAAGGTAAAGAATTATGTAATCACAGGAAATAGAATCCCTGTTGTTATCATATAAAAGCAGCTGACAACCATGCTGTAGGCATAACAAGTTTTACTGTAACATAAGTAGCAGTGTCAAAAGATCTGCAGAGATGGAAACAGAGAGACCAACAAGGATATCTATGGCTTGCCAACTGGACACCATTGATATTGTAGAGGAAGACAGCAGAGCAATAATGTTGTATACTGACAAGAGCATCTACAACATGCTAAAGAGATCAACAGTCAGTAAGGTAAGAACTATAAAAACACTTAGCTCTAAGCAGCCTATACATAGATGTACTTACTTAGCTTGTGGTAGTTAAATTACCTTTACTATAGTTCTTGTGTTTCCTTTAGCCAACATACTCCAGTCTTGGACTGCAGGATACTGAACAAAAGGTGGTCCTTCAGAAGACAGGGCCTTGTCCTCAGTGGTACTCTAGATGGAGAAGAAGAGAATTTGCTCTTAAAGGAAACTTCCTCTACTATTACAAAGCTCACATTAAGGTACGTACACAAAAACTAAATACAAGTGTATATATTCTTTTTCCACAAATGACGTAGCTTATATACCTTCCAATAAGTGTATGTAGCAATGTGTTACATATACTCCCTATTGTTATAGAACAAAGATAATATCTCAGTTCTTGGTGCTATCTACATCAGAGGAGCTGCCATTGATGAGGACACAGTTAAAGGATCAAAAAATGTCATAATAATTACTCCACCAGTACCCAGGAGGGTTGGTATGAGAGATGATGAGACATCAGTGTTCTATATTAAGTGTAGTAGTGTACAACAAAGAACTGAAGTAAGTTAAACATCTCTGATCACACCCACACTGTTTTACTATTTCTCTTTAATATAGTGGTGCAAAATACTGAAAGCAGTTGCTAACAAGAGATGAATTTTATTACACAAACAACTGCCGAATTGGCTGGCACAGATGATATACAGGATACATGAGACATTTTATAACTAAgtgttgtattgtgtgtgtggctTGATTGCCTATATAGCTGGTCTACAGCTGAATGTTAACACTTGTATGGTACGTATGTATGTTATTGGATGATTGCACTGTATAAATTGAAAGATTCTTATATCATAATGTTAAGGCTAAATCATATGCTGTAAATAGCCTTCAAATGAATATTACAAAGTGTAAATCATATCAAATGCTTGGTCAAGCTGCTAATGGAGTTAGCAGTTAATTTATAGCCATTACACCTAGGGCAGGTACCTGGGTGGAGAGATGTAAATTGGATGCTTAACTAAGTGATGTGGTGAGGCAAAACTAATGGAGCATAATTGTATTTGATGTTTTAGGTTGACCAGAAGTATAACTGAATTTTTGTTGGGTTGTCAGGTCACTCTAACATAATTTATTCCACCAGTAGCAAGAAAGTTACAAGTTGGCTACTGGGAACAGTAGCAGGTATGCATAACTGTCTGTACATTCATCATACATAAATGAAATCACAATGAAAGTGGAGGAAAAGAATTCTTTATAGTGCCCATATCAATTAAGACAAGTTTCTGGTGGAATTTATGTGAGAACTCTGTTGTTACAATGTTTTGCCAGGCTCACTAGAATATCATACAACTTACGCACACAGAAGTCTAATGATTATCACAATGCAATGCATTTTCCTATACCAAGTAAAGCTCTACTGAAACCTCTCTAAGGTTGCTATATACATAATGAGCAAGGCCAAAAGTCAACTTACCATGTTCCTAAGtatgtttgttattttagttcAGAAAGCAACCATGTAATATTCACACAGTGCACTACAATGGAGGCAGCATACAATTGGCGAGCATGCAAGTACATACCACACAACAACcattatacatattatacaatCATGTAACCCATTATGATCAGTGTTCAGTCAATCACATGACCATACACATTCATGTAGCAGTGAGAATACACACAGAAGATGCCTTAGGCACTAAGGGACAAACAGTCAaccttgtacatacatacttacgCAAAGGTATACTTTCTGCCCATGCATAGCTGAGGGTATATTGTCAGGGTACGCTAAGAAACAAACAGTCTTAAATGCTACATATATCTTAGGTAGATCTACTTGtctctgaagtttcaatttGATCCTTAGCTTCCTATAGTCTGTCCCTTTGTCCATGTGATAATACATCTGATAGACAGTTCACAAAGAAGTGTAAACAATAACTGCTGACAGATTTTAAATTCATGGAGAGCTATCCTAACAGTTCAGCTTTTTTACGTGACATAGAGGGGATCACTAATTTAATAAAGTACTGATGAATATGTTAGAGAGTTAGTTTAGTGCACAGCATGAGACACAAGGTCATGTCACAGTTCATTAGGCAAACACTTGCCACCAATACCACATGTAACAGTCATGTGTGGGTCAATGGATGCTTAGCATAGTTTAATAAAGTAAGTTATTTTAGTGAATGTCCTTCACAGATGTTCTTTGCCAACATTTAACCAAAACATTTCCATTTCAATTTCTATGCAATGCTACTAGTTGTTTGCAATGGTGCGTGAGATACTGTATATCATATGGTATGTACATCTAAGGTTGTTATTACATAAACTCATCCCTAATACCAGTATCTACGTAACtgtatacacatacagtagAGCATCTGAAGTAGAATTATAGATTACTCTGTTCAAAAGAAAATTTGGATAAAATGCCTCAGTGCAAACATCATAGAACTAGTTTAAACGTCCATTTCCTGAGAATGAGGAAACTTTATATTCCACTGAAAGATATCTTGTATCACTGGCTGATCTAAGATTTTCATTGGAATATTTCCACTTGTTGAGGGCAAATGTACAAAATTAAAAGGTTTTAAATGAATTTCACTACTGCTATACCGCTAGTAGCTGGCCCTACATAAAAGCCTAAAAACCTCACAGTATACTTTGGGGTGGCATATGTCCACcacaaaaccatcaacacataacttaataaTTAAATACCAAATACtgtatgtctggcctcccccacataattatactgctatCATGATACATCGATATAACTGATTGCCACCACCTTATTATATCAATACTATCGATATACTGTGGTAACACTATTTCTATTATGTTTGTACCGAGACATTTCAATTGCTTTCACACAGTGCATTACTAAATCCTCAGAAATGGTGGTGTAAACATTATACCATGCGATGTATCACAAAATAATAGCATGTATACTTAAAGATGTAACTAAGTGTTACTTCCAGCACCACCCTGCATGATTAAGCAAAGGATATGATGTAATAAGATCAtagttttttattttttttacttGGATACCTGCTAACATACCATCAGCCCATATCCCTTGACAGTAAGCAAGATAAAATGATACAAATACAACACTTCAAAGGATTATTAATGTTTTGACAAAATCAGCTCAAAATGTATGCACATGAAGTTAAGTTAACTCTGGGTGCCAGTAATATAGTATGTGTGAAACACCCAGTTAAACAGCTAGCCATGCATGAGAGCAGCATGATGTATATCAGTGTGCACAAATAtgtggtgtgcatgtgtgcatatacaGTTTTCATACAGTTATAAATGTTGCTAAAAGAAGGTGTCCTCAAAACAGCCATGTAGCCATATAAGGTAATGTATGCGTGTCACTGTTCCATCATGGCATCATTGTGTTCCAATAGTAGAATACCATGAACCTAAACAAAACAATAAGTCAAAATGTTGCAGTTCTTACGAAACAGGTTCCTACATTAAGCAGTATTAAGAATTCTAAGACTCCTACACACGACACAAAAATGAGTAACAATGATTCCTGGTACATAGTTTAAGGATATCCTACAATTTAAGCACATAGAAATCTCTCTGGCAAACTTCAATAGTGTATATATTTCCTACTGTCTCTATAAAAGTCATATCATGGGTACTACATTTCCTACGCACAGCTGCAGGTAAATTTTGGCACATTATCCCATATTAAGGTTGGAACAAGGTCAAAGTAGCTGAGTACCTGATTTGTACATTTGATTTGTATATATTTATGCAGTTATGTGAGAATGAAATCCCCAGAAGGGTAACTAGCATCACCATGGTGACTATAAAGGTGTAGGTTAGATGCTAACATACCCCTCCACTGAGAACCATCTGGTCATAATCACATCTCTAATTAGTACACCCCATTAGTTTAGGTTAGCTCCATTACTGTGTCTAGCCAATATTAGTGAGAAAGTTATCACATGAATGTGAAGTATTCAATACAGTCTACTGGGTCGTGTCACACTCACTTACACACTTCAGACTCGTGTGGTATTAACAAAGACAAGTTACACAGAGCTGTGTCATCAGTGTACTTGTGCAGTCATACAGTAACCAACCAGCAAATTATTGTGTGTAACCATCCCTGCCATCAAGTTACATGAAATAAATCCTGAACTTTTATTGCAGCACAaatgttgaaggtctgtagggtcacctggtcctacagcctgtctaTTAATGTATGCACTTTCTCTAAGTACGTATCTTGTTTCTTGTATCTTGCACTCTACTGGTATATATTCAGCATTTAAAATATAGGTACATGAATGGTCTTAACTATATCCCTAAACAACTACACAAGTAGCCATATAAGGGCTGGTCCATTATGGTTAATTACATTTCATGGTCTTCATACAGTTCTTGGTAAGAGGCAAACGTATTATAATGTGACCTACCATAGTGAGGTGTCTTCCTCAAAATATGCCCTTCGGCTTTCTTTCATAAAATCAAATTACATGCACTTGAAGAAGAGATCAAAATCTGTGTGGGCAAATTAAAGACAAAACACAACATCAGTTAGACATTGGCCACATAACAGAGTGGAGTATGAACAGTAACGCACAAAATAGCTATACCATTTAACATTAATAAGCTGGTAGCTTTGAACTACTTAATACGTCTCAAATTACACAAGCTATAGCATTTTCATGGTAAAGACAACTAACTGAGAAAAAAGTTAATCCATCACCTTGACTTACATTAAAATTGTGACATAGACATTGAGATATTATTTCACTGACAAGTAATTAAATTCTTGGTTCATAATAAGCATTACATTTACCACACCTAGATAGCTGCTTTATATTCTGTGCCTTATAGTATTTGGAGTAGCAGT
This window encodes:
- the LOC136237142 gene encoding uncharacterized protein yields the protein METERPTRISMACQLDTIDIVEEDSRAIMLYTDKSIYNMLKRSTVSKPTYSSLGLQDTEQKVVLQKTGPCPQWYSRWRRREFALKGNFLYYYKAHIKNKDNISVLGAIYIRGAAIDEDTVKGSKNVIIITPPVPRRVGMRDDETSVFYIKCSSVQQRTEWCKILKAVANKR